In Zingiber officinale cultivar Zhangliang chromosome 1A, Zo_v1.1, whole genome shotgun sequence, a genomic segment contains:
- the LOC121997057 gene encoding uncharacterized protein LOC121997057: MPFQPPTREELSPSDTFADDRRSSRRCPPPLLYLLFIPTPPPEKGERFMPGVSAADTKQRDDAARKKGLSPLQKCMVVIRQLSYGAPADHLDEYLRMGESIAIKCLFKFCGYVVELFGDRYLRRANADDVQRLLQMHNERHDFLGMLGSLDCMHWKWKNYPVAWKGQFTRGHGSPTIILEAVASQDLWIWHAFFGVAGSHNDINVLYESHIFNNVLQGNAPEINFTVNGTQYTMGYYLTDGIYPEWTTFVKAFRCPEDPKRRLFKERQEAARKDVERAFGVL; the protein is encoded by the exons ATGCCTTTTCAGCCGCCAACCAGGGAGGAGCTTTCTCCCTCTGATACCTTCGCCGACGACCGACGAAGCAGCCGGCGTTGccctcctcctctcctctaccTCCTTTTCATTCCAACGCCGCCACCGGAAAAAGGGGAGCGGTTCATGCCTGGGGTTTCCGCCGCCGACACCAAG CAGAGGGATGATGCTGCAAGAAAAAAAGGCTTGTCACCACTACAAAAATGCATGGTTGTGATTCGCCAATTGTCTTATGGAGCCCCAGCCGACCATCTTGATGAGTACCTACGCATGGGTGAATCAATCGCCATCAAGTGTCTGTTCAAGTTCTGCGGTTATgtggttgaactatttggtgatcGATACTTGAGAAGGGCAAATGCTGATGATGTTCAACGTCTTCTTCAAATGCATAATGAGAGGCACGACTTCCTTGGAATGTTGGGCAGCCTTGATTGCATGCATTGGAAATGGAAAAACTATCCAGTTGCTTGGAAAGGCCAGTTTACAAGAGGTCATGGATCACCAACAATCATACTTGAAGCGGTCGCGTCTCAAGACTTGTGGATATGGCATGCATTCTTTGGTGTCGCAGGTTCACATAATGATATTAATGTGTTGTACGAATCTCACATATTCAATAATGTCTTGCAAGGAAATGCCCCGGAGATTAATTTCACGGTCAATGGGACTCAATATACAATGGGGTATTATCTAACAGATGGAATATATCCAGAATGGACTACTTTCGTGAAGGCTTTTCGTTGCCCGGAAGATCCCAAGAGGAGGTTGTTTAAGGAAAGACAAGAGGCTGCAAGAAAAGATGTTGAACGAGCATTTGGGGTGCTCTAA